The following are from one region of the Mycolicibacterium diernhoferi genome:
- a CDS encoding DUF3566 domain-containing protein, translated as MTSPNEPGAPPSGRSAESSDVPPWQRGPAARAGAPRPAEQANGPRPAEHANGPRPPEQANGPRPADAARPPARSPGPDARIGQFIAGGPGAGTRDAGPANRDTEVVPTRTAERTEGQRPENYASELPDLSAPTSRPPRPSGNPAPAETRPASRVQVAKKSHGPVRASMQIRRIDPWSTLKVSLVLSGVMFFVWMIAVAFLYLVLGGMGVWTKLNSNVGDLLTSDSGTGGELISSGTIFGGATLIGLLNIVLLTAMATAGAFIYNLTTDLVGGVEVTLADRD; from the coding sequence GTGACCTCACCGAACGAGCCCGGAGCCCCGCCGTCGGGGCGCTCGGCCGAGTCCAGCGATGTGCCGCCGTGGCAGCGCGGTCCGGCCGCCCGCGCGGGTGCCCCACGGCCCGCGGAGCAGGCGAACGGGCCCCGGCCCGCGGAGCATGCGAACGGTCCTCGCCCGCCCGAGCAGGCGAACGGGCCCCGGCCCGCCGACGCTGCGCGGCCGCCGGCCCGCTCCCCCGGCCCGGACGCCCGGATCGGGCAGTTCATCGCCGGCGGACCGGGCGCCGGAACCCGTGACGCTGGTCCGGCCAACCGCGATACCGAGGTCGTGCCGACCCGGACGGCAGAGCGGACCGAGGGCCAGCGTCCGGAGAACTACGCCAGCGAGCTGCCCGACCTGTCCGCGCCCACGTCCCGCCCGCCGCGCCCGTCCGGCAATCCGGCTCCGGCCGAGACCCGGCCGGCGTCCCGCGTGCAGGTGGCCAAGAAATCCCACGGTCCGGTGCGGGCCAGTATGCAGATCCGCCGCATAGATCCGTGGAGCACGCTGAAGGTCTCGCTGGTGCTCTCCGGTGTGATGTTCTTCGTCTGGATGATCGCGGTCGCGTTCCTGTACCTGGTGCTCGGCGGCATGGGCGTCTGGACCAAGCTGAACAGCAACGTGGGTGACCTGCTCACCAGCGACAGTGGTACCGGTGGCGAACTCATCTCCAGCGGAACGATTTTCGGTGGCGCCACGCTGATCGGATTGCTCAACATCGTGCTGTTGACGGCGATGGCGACGGCCGGTGCGTTCATCT